In Drosophila simulans strain w501 chromosome 3R, Prin_Dsim_3.1, whole genome shotgun sequence, a single window of DNA contains:
- the LOC6728615 gene encoding uncharacterized protein LOC6728615 isoform X1 — MERISPEEAEAAHLSEARKQILEVARNRPGTQVAKCIRAYDEQQELALLVVLLEELSKNTDYSTDLRISLGYYIEELLRHCLGRNDVSRRSAIVAAGSALQYCGKIYGDRVEYLYQVVEHQIEALLTSELQKETPSGSAAPEKNERRPEETRKRPAKKLTNKEVDPYLLTLEPKRFKTMSDDKRFNAAGFVKCTRNRTIEYLYQDHTPPNLWKHAPIVDPHNPYDQDEKKQYKMFTYHVEHRYNTLLPDIPFERLNLIKEYVHTNQVNTTEILNEHMTTKEYLDEYIALENQMLAARYGAIVTTRRRLVDSARLMEDNLDEGLANEMCMDKNLTMDTDETVPIDQSLVDENSRSLTTADSTMDVSQVENSTLNVSEVEATLSISQAENSLSVSQEENPPLSSTLAINESSVLDSTRVEPIKDLTLEELLLIDSGIGLEEFSDIQMHTGQSFDDEGVVLSDLEDQRQLSPMLQLINQSVEPKTINIIEMDADLIMNVPREVSYPILLNVMGLPIKRLRRKCIFKLPPEFDLFRQARLPTKREAYPKSPTAPRAVLQTAREAALNERETGSPSNLEFDRDFNFLGFCQRRTTFDSGFDFNEVRVSGCVSTVGEVKTELEDEPEANTNNLTDVSASDALNENVNPAMESGLGDSLVQELNASTEPNAENNTANSSQLEVTATESSGMLSGLETTVDLGMESALVSSVLDSSTEPSAMDSNILNVTQPDNSDLEISTVQDQDTLHDEADANDLPAETANPGVDDSSLIRDWHRRLAPALEAAHERQNFNIRDLGTEILGICKAGNGTATLADVMADKDPSIMCRYMLASLVLTNHGNVSLDFGNRDKSKPIDMSQFRMHLKSMKRMEINPEDDVGNINAAQTKSTQRSKELNDSANKPGTQTTASAATKRKSAEASLSEVFAKTVRLIQPIPKMWPTPSDADSGISSMGSSLASTARLN; from the exons ATGGAGCGGATTTCGCCTGAAGAAGCGGAAGCGG CCCACTTGAGCGAAGCGAGGAAGCAGATATTGGAAGTAGCCAGGAATCGGCCGGGAACCCAAGTGGCCAAGTGCATCCGCGCCTACGATGAGCAACAGGAGCTCGCCTTGCTAGTTGTCCTCCTCGAAGAGCTCTCCAAGAACACGGACTACTCCACGGATCTACGGATATCACTGGGATAT TATATTGAAGAGCTACTGCGCCACTGCTTGGGACGAAATGATGTCTCCCGAAGATCGGCCATCGTGGCCGCGGGAAGTGCCCTCCAGTACTGCGGCAAGATCTATGGAGACCGAGTGGAGTACTTGTACCAGGTGGTGGAGCACCAGATCGAAGCCCTGCTCACATCGGAGTTGCAGAAGGAGACGCCCAGCGGAAGTGCTGC ACCGGAGAAAAACGAGCGCAGGCCGGAGGAAACGCGCAAACGTCCCGCTAAAAAGCTAACTAACAAGGAAGTTGATCCCTATTTGCTCACGTTGGAACCGAAAAGGTTTAAGACCATGTCGGACGACAAACGCTTTAACGCGGCGGGCTTTGTAAAGTGCACGAGAAATCGGACGATAGAATACCTTTATCAGGATCACACGCCGCCCAACCTGTGGAAACATGCGCCAATTGTGGATCCTCACAATCCCTACGACCAGGATGAGAAAAAACAGTACAAAATGTTTACGTACCACGTAGAGCATAGATACAATACGCTTCTGCCAGATATTCCCTTTGAAAGGCTGAATCTCATTAAGGAATATGTGCACACAAATCAGGTGAACACCACGGAAATTCTTAATGAGCACATGACCACAAAGGAATATCTGGACGAGTATATTGCGCTGGAGAATCAAATGCTAGCAGCCCGCTATGGAGCCATTGTCACAACGAGAAGAAGATTGGTTGATTCAGCGAGATTAATGGAGGACAATTTGGATGAGGGACTGGCGAATGAAATGTGCATGGACAAGAATCTGACAATGGACACGGACGAAACAGTTCCTATTGACCAATCTTTGGTGGATGAAAACAGCAGGTCCTTAACCACAGCCGACTCCACGATGGACGTCAGTCAGGTGGAGAACTCTACATTAAACGTTAGCGAAGTCGAGGCGACTTTAAGCATCAGCCAGGCAGAAAACTCCTTAAGCGTTAGCCAAGAAGAGAATCCTCCGCTGAGCAGCACATTAGCCATTAACGAGTCTAGTGTTCTGGACAGCACGAGAGTTGAACCCATTAAAGATCTGACTCTAGAGGAACTGCTGCTAATCGATTCAGGGATCGGTTTGGAAGAATTTTCCGATATTCAAATGCATACAG GCCAGTCTTTTGATGATGAGGGTGTTGTTCTTTCagatttagaagatcaacgCCAGTTGTCGCCCATGTTGCAGTTGATTAACCAATCGGTAGAGCCAAAAACCATTAATATCATTGAGATGGATGCCGATCTTATCATGAATGTTCCAAGGGAGGTAAGCTATCCCATTCTGCTGAATGTTATGGGTCTCCCCATAAAACGCCTGCGTCGGAAATGCATCTTTAAACTTCCACCTGAGTTCGACTTATTCAGGCAAGCA CGGCTTCCTACCAAGCGAGAGGCGTATCCAAAATCCCCAACCGCTCCCAGAGCTGTATTGCAAACTGCACGAGAGGCTGCCCTAAATGAAAGAGAAACCGGCTCCCCCAGTAACTTAGAGTTTGATAGGGATTTTA ATTTTCTGGGTTTCTGCCAACGCCGAACCACATTTGACTCGGGCTTCGATTTCAACGAGGTGCGTGTCTCAGGTTGTGTCTCCACCGTCGGAGAAGTTAAAACTGAGCTTGAAGACGAGCCTGAAGCCAACACCAATAACTTAACTGATGTGAGCGCCAGCGACGCCTTGAATGAGAATGTGAACCCCGCAATGGAAAGTGGGCTTGGAGATTCACTAGTGCAGGAATTAAACGCTTCCACAGAACCCAATGCGGAGAACAATACCGCAAATTCATCGCAACTTGAAGTGACTGCAACAGAATCGTCCGGAATGCTAAGCGGACTGGAAACCACAGTGGATTTAGGAATGGAGAGCGCGTTAGTTAGTTCTGTATTGGATTCAAGTACTGAACCGAGTGCAATGGACAGTAATATTCTAAATGTCACCCAACCTGACAATTCAGACCTAGAGATTTCAACTGTGCAGGACCAAGATACCTTACATGACGAAGCAGATGCAAATGATTTGCCTGCTGAAACAGCCAATCCAGGTGTCGACGACAGCTCATTA ATCCGGGACTGGCATAGACGATTGGCTCCTGCTTTGGAAGCAGCCCATGAACGGCAGAATTTCAACATTAGGGACTTGGGCACCGAGATCTTGGGCATTTGCAAGGCGGGCAACGGAACAGCCACGTTGGCCGACGTCATGGCTGACAAGGATCCTAGTATCATGTGTCGCTACATGCTGGCTTCCCTGGTACTG ACAAACCACGGAAACGTATCTCTGGATTTTGGAAATCGCGATAAAAGTAAGCCCATCGACATGTCTCAGTTTCGAATGCATTTAAAGAGTATGAAGCGAATGGAAATTAATCCCGAGGACGATGTGGGCAACATAAATGCGGCCCAGACCAAATCGACGCAGAGAAGTAAAGAGCTAAATGATTCAGCTAACAAGCCAGGAACACAAACGACGGCATCTGCAGCCACAAAACGAAAGTCTGCGGAAGCGTCTTTATCAGAGGTGTTTGCTAAAACTGTGCGATTGATACAGCCCATCCCAAAGATGTGGCCGACTCCTTCTGATGCCGACTCGGGGATATCTTCGATGGGCTCCTCATTGGCATCGACAGCCCGCCTAAATTAG